The Malus sylvestris chromosome 8, drMalSylv7.2, whole genome shotgun sequence genomic interval GGCTTGAAGGGTAATTTAGagagtacattttttttttccagcgaACAATGACCTGTAGACATATAGAGAAGTTTATCTACGGTGCAAAGCATCTAATGGCTAAGCGAAATGGAGCGTTGCATGTGAATGTGAAGCTGTTTCATTGGTCGGAGGAGTCTCGTGAAGATCCTTTGCCCCCAGAGTGGTATCAGAAGGCATTCCCGAAGTTGACAAAATTAACCCAGTTGTTAAAAAATGTTGACTTGATTGATGGAAGGCTCGTCAATGTCAGTGATGATTCGATTATCATTGATGATCGTACTGAAAACAGAATGCTTACTTTCAAGTCACTTGCCAGGGTCTTTATTGGAGCTCCACTAGTACAGAAAGCGCTGAGGAATAATATGGCAGCATTGTCAGGAGGTAGAATCCATAACCCGTTTGTGTGTTTCGGTACACCTAGTGAAAGGGAGCCCATGATTGTGAATTCACTCTCAGTAGTAGGTGGCTTTCTGAACATCTCTGCCCAACAAAGGCAGTCGGTGCGTGTCACAATATCCCCACAGGTCACACAGCATCGCATATGGACAGGGATGCTTGAGGAGGTACTCAATGGATTGAAATCCGAGTTGGATTATCTAGACTATCGGTACCCAAGCAAAGGGATAAAAATGGGGCAACAGATAGTTTCTAGCTGTCTAAAGTTCTTGGCCGACACATCCACCTCCATTTCATATGAAAACGACTCCTCTTCATGGACACGCCTTGTGCCTGCCAAAGTTATTGACTCTTCTGGTTTGCAGAAATGGGAAGATGTTCTTGACATGTTCAGCGACCTCATtgattggttgaaaaatgaaaGGAGGTTACTGACTTCCGTAGAAAAGCTTGAGGTAATGAAAGAGGGGCTGTGTCAAATCAAGGATGTGCTGACTGATAGAAGTATAGGACACAAGGAACTCCGGCATCAAGAAAGCTTAGTGCAGAAGAAGTTGACGAAGACATTGGGTCATTCATCCAAGTGCTTGTTCACACTTTTGTTATATTACCTGTATGGGCGTGTTGGAGATATTGAAGTGGACATGCGTGGTGGTATTTATAGCCGTGGTAGTGGGGATGATTTCTTCTTGTGCATGGCAAGGATTGTGACTTCGGACGAGGAGGAGATGGTGTGGAGCGGGGTGAGGCAGTTAGACAGGGCTCTTGGGCTTTTCAAGTTTGTATGGGAAACAGCAGGGATGAAAGGGGCTTTACAACTGCAAGGCCATGTATGGTGTGTAGGGGCTGAGGGCAGAGTTCTTACATATAGAGGAAACACCTTTTTTGTACATGGGATTCATGTTTGAGCAATGGTTGTCTTAGCCCGTGAGTTTAAATTTCAGAATGCATCGAAGTTAGGACTGCTGCCCATAACAAGCGAGAATTAGAGAAGTTGTTGCAGCAACTGTGCTGAGTTCTAGGAGTTCTTAGGCCATTGGTTTTCGGAGAAGCAGATTTGGACATAACAACAGACTGATGAGTGcttaaatatttgaaattggCCATCTGCAAATGTCAAAGTGCTATAAATCACGAAATGATGACACAATTATCATTGTCATGGTCATCATATATCTTTGGTCATGAACAATCTACAATCTGGCTAATATAAACATGTAATGCAGAAATAAAGAGATTAGACACATTGTTTGAATGGAAGTGATGACGGGAAGTGCAGCAACCACAACAATAAAAACTACAGACCATGGAGAATTGACAGAGTACTGTTTTAACATTTCCTTCCACTTGTGCCAAGGGATTCTGTGGTATGCATTGATGTCTTCACAAAGTTCAGCAAAGAAATTTCTGCGGAACCTCGGGCTAATAAGGAGGTTTGTTAACCTGTTCCCTGTCTTTAGTTTTGACTAGTTCATTTTGAAGAAGCAATCCCATATCTTTAGGAGTGTCAGCAAGGTTGTCGATGATGAAAGCATAACGATTAGTGTAACTACCAAGAAAGTGATGCTTAATGCAACATTTCCATTTTATTCACTGCTTGATTTTCATAAGATATAACAGATCCTAGTCTCACAAATttgttcttcaaaatcaaataaattgtaAGAACTCTATCTCTAGTACTGCGTTCCGACAACAAGTAAGATAAACCTTTATTTTGCTTCCACtgataaaaatattcaaataggACACTAGAATTTAATCAACCTTTACCAACAGAGTTAACAAAAACTGCAAAAGAATGTATTATCAATTGCGGTTTCCATTTGTGCCACGGCCTTGTGCAGTACTTGTTCAGGTCTTCACTAAGAGTAGCGAAATAGAAGTAATTAGGGTTCATGATAACCCCATCCGCAAAGTTGTTAATCGGAGTGCACAGAACAGTTGCGCAGTCTTGGTTCTTGGTCTTTGATTTTCTTTATACAATCCTCCAAGCTTAAGTTGGTTCGACGTGGAAAATCCTGTAGGTGGGTACCTCTTTTTCTGCTCTTCCATTGTTTtaaggaagttttaacgaaaagcccacggtactgttcactttaacaaaaaaccacatttttacaccaaaaagtcaatcctggtactattcactttactatttattttgtccttatcgttaaaactcaaagttttcaagccattttcgttagttttcctttgtttgtTTTTAAACCTTCCTTGCCATGATGAAACAGGTCTATGAAGACTGCTCGAGGTGTGTAGGCCTTTTCAGCTACATGTCGCGGTCGTTCAAGAACTCTATAGATGCAACAATCAGATGTTGCAGTcttaaattcataacgattgtGATTCTATAAATCCTACTAGATTATATGTAGGACTCTTTGATATCTTTTAGATAGTTTATTAGTTGTATtgtgtattacttggagagcaaggaTTCTCTCTTCCTTATCTCTATAAATAAAGGTCCAATGGGGTGAGAAATCACATCACAGAATTTGCATACTCTTTCTAATCTCATTCCACCACcgaccctctccctctcttttcttttcccttaGTAAAACAGGCAAAACATTACGGTTTTGTTGTTACACTAAGGAATTGAAGGATTTTGGAGAAGGACCTTCTACAACTAACATTCAAAggcttttaatgtttccatccgaTCTAGGTTCTTATAAAATACAGAATCGATATTTTATAAGCCCGTATGAAAATATTTACCATGATCTATGAACCTCAAATTTAGAATTCCTACGTCATCACTTTGCAACCCAATCGTTTTTTAGCCTGCTGCGCGCTAAGGTCCAAGTCCAATTTCTTGGGCTTACTTTCTTGGCCTGCCCTAACCGGTTTTGGGTTACCACCTGCCTCGGTCCAAACCCAATTTTGAGCCGCATTTGCTTTAGCCCTCACCCAGTTCTACTAGGGTGCACTGCTCACGGCCTAACCTAATTTTTCGGGCTTCTCTTCTACAAAGCCCGCATCCATCCAACACCAATATGGCATGAACTACTTTCTTGCTTCCACTGTTGACCCTTGTTTGTGACCAACCTATTAAAAtaatggaaaactaaccaaaacacccTCGAAACTTTACTTTTAATCATCAGGATAGATTTTTTCAAAAATGCCGATCCTACCCTTCACACATATGTACAAGATTGGGTCAGTTTTATGCAAAGTTCATGTGGATacatccaaaagaagaaaaaggagattgACATTTTCAGAAAGCATTTGCATGCAAAAGGATATGTGGCAAACATTGCAACAACCAAGACAATATAGATTCAcatgcaaaagaaaatgtggCAAACACTGCAGCAACCAAGACAACATAAATTCACATGacattcaagcaaagacaagacAGCCATCTTTTAGAAACAGTGTTGACAGTTTTCAGAAACAATGTGCTGTCACTATtcaaaaaattgtaaatagatgaaatgttattttgtttttgaagaattAGATTTTGTATATAAGGGAGCCTTTCCTCCCATACATAACACACCTGAATACCACACAACTCTCTCAACATCTGAAAACACCATACTCACTTCATACACTCTAGCATTCGTAGCCTTCATAACATCCTTGTAAACACTTCTTTGTAAtcactttcttgtaaacaactATCTCTGTAAACATTCCATgtatcaataaaagttcaagtgtacatattcaagcaatctccaagtcttaagtaagttttcttttccttacttagtgtgtttgtttaattagacttttagtccaaaacagggaaacactattgtggttatattattaacctgctaaactgacgatcatactttgttcgagcactctgttatagttgaatgtttgccatacaaataactggacattaaccagggtacctctgagttcttcgtacctctgagttcagcctttaaggccttatacttgtactatgagtggccgtcatgctgaaacatgtcgagttccatgtgcaaggttctatgtctagttgttataatggtcatccAACTATTTAACCTAGCACGCGTTtcgaatttggtatcagagccaagtttagcattttaataatataagtataatagtaaagtaccttgaggatAGAAGTCATTGATACAACTGATATCATATTGTGTATGAACAACAGATATTATTGTCCCTGTAGACCTTGTCAACCACAATTACCAGGTATTTATTGTCTCAGACATCCAACTATAAttagcataaagagaagattaacatatatatccaaaagaattatcagtactttgaagaagcaaaagttttattttggctatcttgaacatccttcatttattcgtaaataAATTAACACAGAAGTgcagcataaagttttagaagcaaaaagaacaACAGATCAAGCTTTAGAGaccttgagagaagaaagagagtttttaaGAAACCAGTTAGCTGTAACTCTAGAGAAGGGTAGACTatagtttatgatagattatcttaatttagaaattagtgaacctcaaaaaagaaaaataactttagaccaaaatagtttagtttgttattttccatcaagaaagcataatcatattttgcacagtgaagaaaatccgcaagccaatagtattgtagatcttattattagtctagtagaaaatataaaattagaaaataataagcataatcatttgttaaaccagttgttagaacattttcagaaaaattccataaagataattagacaaaatttagattatattacatctcagttagaagataataataaaaatattcaaaggtttcctagcaaaagagagataaaagagcttgttgacctcatagatagtaagccaaagcaagtagaacttaggtcattagaaatagttgaacaactaaaattagaagttcaaaaaattcaattcgtACAAAAGGAGTTgagtgaacaagtagataagttgcataataaaatagataaattattagtttaatgacagattctagaactagcagaaaatatattcaagctttgaaagaaattagtaaattaAATAAAGAACCAGTAGAATTAACAaatttttcaacacaagtatccagtagtaatattcccattaggcaaaataatttgattatccaattagttttaagtttagctgaaaaattagatcaagttgaagaacaaatagcagaaataaaccaagttttacataacacatcttcatcacttccaccatccttgctagataaattagaaaatttaactttgagtgcaaataataatagaagacctaagctaaatccttttgataatagaaaatggaactctttaggaaaaaaggaaaagaagtagttagagtggaagatatttatccaaatgaagaagaaacacaagaatttattcgaagaggttttgagagaacacagaaaaataaatataacttgtatca includes:
- the LOC126632316 gene encoding uncharacterized protein LOC126632316; the protein is MTCRHIEKFIYGAKHLMAKRNGALHVNVKLFHWSEESREDPLPPEWYQKAFPKLTKLTQLLKNVDLIDGRLVNVSDDSIIIDDRTENRMLTFKSLARVFIGAPLVQKALRNNMAALSGGRIHNPFVCFGTPSEREPMIVNSLSVVGGFLNISAQQRQSVRVTISPQVTQHRIWTGMLEEVLNGLKSELDYLDYRYPSKGIKMGQQIVSSCLKFLADTSTSISYENDSSSWTRLVPAKVIDSSGLQKWEDVLDMFSDLIDWLKNERRLLTSVEKLEVMKEGLCQIKDVLTDRSIGHKELRHQESLVQKKLTKTLGHSSKCLFTLLLYYLYGRVGDIEVDMRGGIYSRGSGDDFFLCMARIVTSDEEEMVWSGVRQLDRALGLFKFVWETAGMKGALQLQGHVWCVGAEGRVLTYRGNTFFVHGIHV